A region from the Silene latifolia isolate original U9 population chromosome 7, ASM4854445v1, whole genome shotgun sequence genome encodes:
- the LOC141590347 gene encoding protein FAR-RED IMPAIRED RESPONSE 1-like, which yields MAEVIDIVQVTNVQASSSNSQGDQLLVTNAHHELSSNNVPDSVISSYELSDNKWLKKMFKHRALWIHAYIRDTYVGGILCTTSRLESENSFFGNFTNPHVTLVEFWMRFQTAMDAQRWKYSKVMADDKNCYPKLTTPLLLEKQASEFYTIVIFYIFQVQVQAACYTCGHLPAPNTTGENDHISIIDREKDKEYKVDLSDNKFCCSCKMFERIGILCRHILWVLKDRGFDHIPKEYLALRWSKSATSHPLSNVFFFGEM from the exons ATGGCAGAAGTTATAG ACATTGTACAAGTTACTAATGTCCAAGCGTCTTCAAGTAATTCACAAGGAGATCAGTTACTTGTCACTAATGCACATCATGAACTTTCTTCCAACAATGTACCAG ATTCAGTAATTTCCTCATATGAGCTTTCTGATAACAAGTGGTTGAAGAAAATGTTTAAGCACCGTGCTCTTTGGATTCATGCTTACATTAGAGACACATATGTGGGCGGGATTTTGTGCACAACATCAAGGTTAGAGTCTGAAAATAGCTTCTTTGGAAACTTCACCAACCCACATGTCACACTCgtcgagttttggatgcgtttccaAACAGCAATGGATGCTCAGAGATGGAAATATTCTAAGGTAATGGCTGATGATAAGAATtgttatccaaaattgacaacCCCTCTCCTTTTAGAAAAGCAAGCTTCTGAATTTTACACAATcgtcatattttatattttccaagtCCAAGTCCAAGCAGCATGTTATACTTGTGGCCATTTACCAGCACCAAACACAACTGGTGAGAATGATCATATTTCAATAATTGATCGTGAGAAAGACAAGGAATACAAAGTTGATTTAAGTGATAATAAGTTTTGTTGTTCTTGTAAGATGTTTGAAAGAATCGGGATACTATGTAGGCACATTTTATGGGTGTTGAAAGATAGGGGATTTGATCATATACCTAAAGAGTATTTAGCACTTAGATGGAGCAAATCTGCAACCTCCCACCCTCTttctaatgtttttttttttggtgaaatgtaa